From one Pempheris klunzingeri isolate RE-2024b chromosome 5, fPemKlu1.hap1, whole genome shotgun sequence genomic stretch:
- the LOC139200880 gene encoding suppressor of tumorigenicity 7 protein homolog isoform X3, with the protein MEVSMFLNTLTPKFYVALTGTSSLISGLILIFEWWYFRKYGTSFIEQVSVSHLRPLLGGVDSSSPSNSNTSNGEADSNRQSVSECKVWRNPLNLFRGAEYNRYTWVTGREPLTYYDMNLSAQDHQTFFTCDSDHLRPADAIMQKAWRERNPQARISAAHEALELEDCATAYILLAEEEATTIMEAERLFKQALKAGESCYRRSQQLQHHGTQYEAQHRRDTNVLVYIKRRLAMCSRKLGRTREAVKMMRDLMKEFPLLSMFNIHENLLESLLELQNYADVQAVLAKYDDISLPKSATICYTAALLKARAVSDKFSPEAASRRGLSTAEMNAVEAIHRAVEFNPHVPKYLLEMKSLILPPEHILKRGDSEAIAYAFFHLQHWKRVEGALNLLHCTWEGTFRMIPYPLEKGHLFYPYPICTETADRELLPTVFHEVSVYPKKELPFFILFTAGLCSFTAMLALLTHQFPELMGVFAKAFLSTLFAPLNFIMEKVESILPSSLWHQLTRI; encoded by the exons TAAGCATGTTTCTCAACACCTTGACGCCCAAGTTTTACGTGGCTCTGACGGGCACCTCCTCCCTCATATCAGGACTCATATTG ATATTTGAGTGGTGGTATTTCAGGAAATATGGGACCTCCTTCATTGAGCAGGTGTCTGTGAGCCACCTGCGCCCCCTGCTGGGCGGAGTGGACAGTAGCTCCCCAAGCAACTCCAACACCAGTAATGGGGAGGCCGATTCCAATCGGCAAAGTGTGTCCG AATGTAAAGTGTGGAGAAATCCGCTGAATTTATTTCGTGGAGCTGAATATAATCG ATATACGTGGGTAACGGGTCGAGAGCCGCTGACATACTACGACATGAACCTGTCGGCGCAAGACCACCAGACCTTCTTCACCTGCGACTCAGACCACCTCCGGCCTGCTGATGCCa TTATGCAGAAAgcatggagagagaggaacCCACAGGCTCGCATCTCTGCAGCACATGAAGCCCTGGAGCTCGAAGA CTGTGCGACGGCATACATCCTGCTCGCAGAGGAAGAAGCTACAACCATCATGGAGGCCGAGCGTTTGTTTAAACAGGCACTAAAAGCTGGAGAGAGCTGCTACCGCCGCAGCCAACAGCTCCAACATCACGGTACACAGTATGAAGCCCAGCACA gAAGAGACACCAACGTATTGGTGTACATAAAAAGAAGACTGGCCATGTGTTCCAGAAAGCTTGGCCGAACACGAGAAGCAGTAAAAATGATGAGAGAT ttaaTGAAGGAGTTCCCTCTCCTCAGTATGTTCAACATCCACGAGAACCTGCTGGAGTCGCTACTAGAGCTCCAGAACTACGCCGACGTCCAGGCCGTTCTGGCCAAGTACGATG ATATTAGCTTACCCAAATCTGCAACAATATGCTACACAGCAGCCTTGCTCAAAGCCAGGGCGGTATCGGACAA ATTCTCTCCAGAGGCAGCATCCAGGCGAGGGCTGAGCACAGCAGAGATGAACGCAGTAGAAGCCATCCACAGAGCGGTGGAGTTCAACCCTCACGTCCCAAAA tacCTGCTGGAGATGAAGAGTCTGATTCTTCCTCCAGAACACATCCTGAAGAGAGGAGACAGCGAGGCCATCGCCTACGCCTTCTTCCACCTGCAGCACTGGAAAAGGGTAGAGGGGGCGCTCAACCTGCTGCACTGCACCTGGGAGGGca CGTTCAGAATGATCCCATATCCTCTGGAGAAGGGTCACCTGTTCTACCCCTACCCCATCTGCACAGAGACGGCCGACAGAGAGCTGCTACCCA CAGTGTTTCACGAGGTGTCAGTCTACCCGAAGAAGGAGCTGcccttcttcatcctcttcacagCCGGTCTCTGCTCCTTCACCGCCATGCTGGCCCTGCTCACACACCAGTTCCCCGAACTCATGGGAGTGTTTGCTAAAgct TTCCTCAGCACGCTGTTCGCTCCCCTGAACTTCATCATGGAGAAGGTGGAGAGCATCCTGCCGTCCAGCCTCTGGCACCAACTGACCCGCATCTGA
- the LOC139200880 gene encoding suppressor of tumorigenicity 7 protein homolog isoform X1, with protein MFGTESSLSMFLNTLTPKFYVALTGTSSLISGLILIFEWWYFRKYGTSFIEQVSVSHLRPLLGGVDSSSPSNSNTSNGEADSNRQSVSECKVWRNPLNLFRGAEYNRYTWVTGREPLTYYDMNLSAQDHQTFFTCDSDHLRPADAIMQKAWRERNPQARISAAHEALELEDCATAYILLAEEEATTIMEAERLFKQALKAGESCYRRSQQLQHHGTQYEAQHRRDTNVLVYIKRRLAMCSRKLGRTREAVKMMRDLMKEFPLLSMFNIHENLLESLLELQNYADVQAVLAKYDDISLPKSATICYTAALLKARAVSDKFSPEAASRRGLSTAEMNAVEAIHRAVEFNPHVPKYLLEMKSLILPPEHILKRGDSEAIAYAFFHLQHWKRVEGALNLLHCTWEGTFRMIPYPLEKGHLFYPYPICTETADRELLPTVFHEVSVYPKKELPFFILFTAGLCSFTAMLALLTHQFPELMGVFAKAFLSTLFAPLNFIMEKVESILPSSLWHQLTRI; from the exons TAAGCATGTTTCTCAACACCTTGACGCCCAAGTTTTACGTGGCTCTGACGGGCACCTCCTCCCTCATATCAGGACTCATATTG ATATTTGAGTGGTGGTATTTCAGGAAATATGGGACCTCCTTCATTGAGCAGGTGTCTGTGAGCCACCTGCGCCCCCTGCTGGGCGGAGTGGACAGTAGCTCCCCAAGCAACTCCAACACCAGTAATGGGGAGGCCGATTCCAATCGGCAAAGTGTGTCCG AATGTAAAGTGTGGAGAAATCCGCTGAATTTATTTCGTGGAGCTGAATATAATCG ATATACGTGGGTAACGGGTCGAGAGCCGCTGACATACTACGACATGAACCTGTCGGCGCAAGACCACCAGACCTTCTTCACCTGCGACTCAGACCACCTCCGGCCTGCTGATGCCa TTATGCAGAAAgcatggagagagaggaacCCACAGGCTCGCATCTCTGCAGCACATGAAGCCCTGGAGCTCGAAGA CTGTGCGACGGCATACATCCTGCTCGCAGAGGAAGAAGCTACAACCATCATGGAGGCCGAGCGTTTGTTTAAACAGGCACTAAAAGCTGGAGAGAGCTGCTACCGCCGCAGCCAACAGCTCCAACATCACGGTACACAGTATGAAGCCCAGCACA gAAGAGACACCAACGTATTGGTGTACATAAAAAGAAGACTGGCCATGTGTTCCAGAAAGCTTGGCCGAACACGAGAAGCAGTAAAAATGATGAGAGAT ttaaTGAAGGAGTTCCCTCTCCTCAGTATGTTCAACATCCACGAGAACCTGCTGGAGTCGCTACTAGAGCTCCAGAACTACGCCGACGTCCAGGCCGTTCTGGCCAAGTACGATG ATATTAGCTTACCCAAATCTGCAACAATATGCTACACAGCAGCCTTGCTCAAAGCCAGGGCGGTATCGGACAA ATTCTCTCCAGAGGCAGCATCCAGGCGAGGGCTGAGCACAGCAGAGATGAACGCAGTAGAAGCCATCCACAGAGCGGTGGAGTTCAACCCTCACGTCCCAAAA tacCTGCTGGAGATGAAGAGTCTGATTCTTCCTCCAGAACACATCCTGAAGAGAGGAGACAGCGAGGCCATCGCCTACGCCTTCTTCCACCTGCAGCACTGGAAAAGGGTAGAGGGGGCGCTCAACCTGCTGCACTGCACCTGGGAGGGca CGTTCAGAATGATCCCATATCCTCTGGAGAAGGGTCACCTGTTCTACCCCTACCCCATCTGCACAGAGACGGCCGACAGAGAGCTGCTACCCA CAGTGTTTCACGAGGTGTCAGTCTACCCGAAGAAGGAGCTGcccttcttcatcctcttcacagCCGGTCTCTGCTCCTTCACCGCCATGCTGGCCCTGCTCACACACCAGTTCCCCGAACTCATGGGAGTGTTTGCTAAAgct TTCCTCAGCACGCTGTTCGCTCCCCTGAACTTCATCATGGAGAAGGTGGAGAGCATCCTGCCGTCCAGCCTCTGGCACCAACTGACCCGCATCTGA
- the LOC139200880 gene encoding suppressor of tumorigenicity 7 protein homolog isoform X2 produces the protein MFGTESSLSMFLNTLTPKFYVALTGTSSLISGLILIFEWWYFRKYGTSFIEQVSVSHLRPLLGGVDSSSPSNSNTSNGEADSNRQSVSECKVWRNPLNLFRGAEYNRYTWVTGREPLTYYDMNLSAQDHQTFFTCDSDHLRPADAIMQKAWRERNPQARISAAHEALELEDCATAYILLAEEEATTIMEAERLFKQALKAGESCYRRSQQLQHHGTQYEAQHRRDTNVLVYIKRRLAMCSRKLGRTREAVKMMRDLMKEFPLLSMFNIHENLLESLLELQNYADVQAVLAKYDDISLPKSATICYTAALLKARAVSDKFSPEAASRRGLSTAEMNAVEAIHRAVEFNPHVPKYLLEMKSLILPPEHILKRGDSEAIAYAFFHLQHWKRVEGALNLLHCTWEGTFRMIPYPLEKGHLFYPYPICTETADRELLPMFHEVSVYPKKELPFFILFTAGLCSFTAMLALLTHQFPELMGVFAKAFLSTLFAPLNFIMEKVESILPSSLWHQLTRI, from the exons TAAGCATGTTTCTCAACACCTTGACGCCCAAGTTTTACGTGGCTCTGACGGGCACCTCCTCCCTCATATCAGGACTCATATTG ATATTTGAGTGGTGGTATTTCAGGAAATATGGGACCTCCTTCATTGAGCAGGTGTCTGTGAGCCACCTGCGCCCCCTGCTGGGCGGAGTGGACAGTAGCTCCCCAAGCAACTCCAACACCAGTAATGGGGAGGCCGATTCCAATCGGCAAAGTGTGTCCG AATGTAAAGTGTGGAGAAATCCGCTGAATTTATTTCGTGGAGCTGAATATAATCG ATATACGTGGGTAACGGGTCGAGAGCCGCTGACATACTACGACATGAACCTGTCGGCGCAAGACCACCAGACCTTCTTCACCTGCGACTCAGACCACCTCCGGCCTGCTGATGCCa TTATGCAGAAAgcatggagagagaggaacCCACAGGCTCGCATCTCTGCAGCACATGAAGCCCTGGAGCTCGAAGA CTGTGCGACGGCATACATCCTGCTCGCAGAGGAAGAAGCTACAACCATCATGGAGGCCGAGCGTTTGTTTAAACAGGCACTAAAAGCTGGAGAGAGCTGCTACCGCCGCAGCCAACAGCTCCAACATCACGGTACACAGTATGAAGCCCAGCACA gAAGAGACACCAACGTATTGGTGTACATAAAAAGAAGACTGGCCATGTGTTCCAGAAAGCTTGGCCGAACACGAGAAGCAGTAAAAATGATGAGAGAT ttaaTGAAGGAGTTCCCTCTCCTCAGTATGTTCAACATCCACGAGAACCTGCTGGAGTCGCTACTAGAGCTCCAGAACTACGCCGACGTCCAGGCCGTTCTGGCCAAGTACGATG ATATTAGCTTACCCAAATCTGCAACAATATGCTACACAGCAGCCTTGCTCAAAGCCAGGGCGGTATCGGACAA ATTCTCTCCAGAGGCAGCATCCAGGCGAGGGCTGAGCACAGCAGAGATGAACGCAGTAGAAGCCATCCACAGAGCGGTGGAGTTCAACCCTCACGTCCCAAAA tacCTGCTGGAGATGAAGAGTCTGATTCTTCCTCCAGAACACATCCTGAAGAGAGGAGACAGCGAGGCCATCGCCTACGCCTTCTTCCACCTGCAGCACTGGAAAAGGGTAGAGGGGGCGCTCAACCTGCTGCACTGCACCTGGGAGGGca CGTTCAGAATGATCCCATATCCTCTGGAGAAGGGTCACCTGTTCTACCCCTACCCCATCTGCACAGAGACGGCCGACAGAGAGCTGCTACCCA TGTTTCACGAGGTGTCAGTCTACCCGAAGAAGGAGCTGcccttcttcatcctcttcacagCCGGTCTCTGCTCCTTCACCGCCATGCTGGCCCTGCTCACACACCAGTTCCCCGAACTCATGGGAGTGTTTGCTAAAgct TTCCTCAGCACGCTGTTCGCTCCCCTGAACTTCATCATGGAGAAGGTGGAGAGCATCCTGCCGTCCAGCCTCTGGCACCAACTGACCCGCATCTGA
- the LOC139200880 gene encoding suppressor of tumorigenicity 7 protein homolog isoform X4, producing MFLNTLTPKFYVALTGTSSLISGLILIFEWWYFRKYGTSFIEQVSVSHLRPLLGGVDSSSPSNSNTSNGEADSNRQSVSECKVWRNPLNLFRGAEYNRYTWVTGREPLTYYDMNLSAQDHQTFFTCDSDHLRPADAIMQKAWRERNPQARISAAHEALELEDCATAYILLAEEEATTIMEAERLFKQALKAGESCYRRSQQLQHHGTQYEAQHRRDTNVLVYIKRRLAMCSRKLGRTREAVKMMRDLMKEFPLLSMFNIHENLLESLLELQNYADVQAVLAKYDDISLPKSATICYTAALLKARAVSDKFSPEAASRRGLSTAEMNAVEAIHRAVEFNPHVPKYLLEMKSLILPPEHILKRGDSEAIAYAFFHLQHWKRVEGALNLLHCTWEGTFRMIPYPLEKGHLFYPYPICTETADRELLPTVFHEVSVYPKKELPFFILFTAGLCSFTAMLALLTHQFPELMGVFAKAFLSTLFAPLNFIMEKVESILPSSLWHQLTRI from the exons ATGTTTCTCAACACCTTGACGCCCAAGTTTTACGTGGCTCTGACGGGCACCTCCTCCCTCATATCAGGACTCATATTG ATATTTGAGTGGTGGTATTTCAGGAAATATGGGACCTCCTTCATTGAGCAGGTGTCTGTGAGCCACCTGCGCCCCCTGCTGGGCGGAGTGGACAGTAGCTCCCCAAGCAACTCCAACACCAGTAATGGGGAGGCCGATTCCAATCGGCAAAGTGTGTCCG AATGTAAAGTGTGGAGAAATCCGCTGAATTTATTTCGTGGAGCTGAATATAATCG ATATACGTGGGTAACGGGTCGAGAGCCGCTGACATACTACGACATGAACCTGTCGGCGCAAGACCACCAGACCTTCTTCACCTGCGACTCAGACCACCTCCGGCCTGCTGATGCCa TTATGCAGAAAgcatggagagagaggaacCCACAGGCTCGCATCTCTGCAGCACATGAAGCCCTGGAGCTCGAAGA CTGTGCGACGGCATACATCCTGCTCGCAGAGGAAGAAGCTACAACCATCATGGAGGCCGAGCGTTTGTTTAAACAGGCACTAAAAGCTGGAGAGAGCTGCTACCGCCGCAGCCAACAGCTCCAACATCACGGTACACAGTATGAAGCCCAGCACA gAAGAGACACCAACGTATTGGTGTACATAAAAAGAAGACTGGCCATGTGTTCCAGAAAGCTTGGCCGAACACGAGAAGCAGTAAAAATGATGAGAGAT ttaaTGAAGGAGTTCCCTCTCCTCAGTATGTTCAACATCCACGAGAACCTGCTGGAGTCGCTACTAGAGCTCCAGAACTACGCCGACGTCCAGGCCGTTCTGGCCAAGTACGATG ATATTAGCTTACCCAAATCTGCAACAATATGCTACACAGCAGCCTTGCTCAAAGCCAGGGCGGTATCGGACAA ATTCTCTCCAGAGGCAGCATCCAGGCGAGGGCTGAGCACAGCAGAGATGAACGCAGTAGAAGCCATCCACAGAGCGGTGGAGTTCAACCCTCACGTCCCAAAA tacCTGCTGGAGATGAAGAGTCTGATTCTTCCTCCAGAACACATCCTGAAGAGAGGAGACAGCGAGGCCATCGCCTACGCCTTCTTCCACCTGCAGCACTGGAAAAGGGTAGAGGGGGCGCTCAACCTGCTGCACTGCACCTGGGAGGGca CGTTCAGAATGATCCCATATCCTCTGGAGAAGGGTCACCTGTTCTACCCCTACCCCATCTGCACAGAGACGGCCGACAGAGAGCTGCTACCCA CAGTGTTTCACGAGGTGTCAGTCTACCCGAAGAAGGAGCTGcccttcttcatcctcttcacagCCGGTCTCTGCTCCTTCACCGCCATGCTGGCCCTGCTCACACACCAGTTCCCCGAACTCATGGGAGTGTTTGCTAAAgct TTCCTCAGCACGCTGTTCGCTCCCCTGAACTTCATCATGGAGAAGGTGGAGAGCATCCTGCCGTCCAGCCTCTGGCACCAACTGACCCGCATCTGA
- the wnt2 gene encoding protein Wnt-2 has translation MNLLPSGICFYLSVAICWMTAEVDASWWYMGTLGSQVMCDNIPGLVNKQRQLCRQHPKVMQAIGAGMKDWISECQHQFRNHRWNCNTTARDHNLFGRLLLRSSREVAFMYAISSAGVVYTLARACSQGELDSCSCDPTKKGSSRDAKGSFDWGGCSDHVEHAMRFSQAFVDAKERKERDARALMNLHNNRAGRKAVKRFMTLECKCHGVSGSCSVRTCWLAMADFRRTGDHLRKRYNGAVQVAVNQYGTGFTAAHTHFKRPSKNDLVYLEDSPDYCIRDHESGSMGTGGRVCNRTSRSVDGCEVMCCGRGYDTSRVSRTTKCECKFHWCCAVHCRDCHQQVDVHTCKGQT, from the exons ATGAACTTATTGCCAAGtggaatatgtttttatttatctgtagCAATCTGCTGGATGACGGCCGAGGTCGACGCGTCCTGGTG GTACATGGGCACCCTGGGCTCCCAGGTGATGTGCGACAACATCCCTGGTCTGGTGAACAAGCAGCGCCAGCTGTGCCGCCAGCACCCAAAAGTCATGCAGGCCATCGGGGCTGGGATGAAGGACTGGATCTCAGAGTGCCAGCACCAGTTCCGCAACCACCGCTGGAACTGCAACACCACGGCCAGGGACCACAACCTGTTTGGACGCCTGCTGCTACGCA GCAGCCGCGAGGTGGCCTTCATGTACGCCATCTCCTCGGCCGGTGTGGTTTACACGTTGGCACGAGCCTGCAGCCAAGGCGAGCTGGACTCCTGCTCCTGCGATCCCACTAAGAAGGGCTCGTCCCGGGACGCCAAGGGCTCTTTTGACTGGGGCGGCTGCAGTGACCACGTGGAGCACGCCATGCGCTTCAGCCAGGCCTTTGTGGACGccaaggagaggaaggagagggacgCCCGGGCGCTCATGAACTTGCACAATAACCGAGCCGGCAGGAAG gCAGTGAAGCGCTTCATGACTCTGGAGTGTAAATGTCATGGCGTCAGCGGGTCATGCAGCGTTCGGACCTGCTGGCTGGCCATGGCTGACTTCAGACGCACTGGCGACCACCTTCGCAAGAGATATAACGGCGCCGTGCAGGTGGCCGTTAACCAGTACGGCACTGGGTTCACTgccgcgcacacacacttcaaacgACCCAGCAAGAATGACCTGGTGTACCTGGAGGACTCGCCAGACTACTGCATACGGGACCACGAGTCAG ggTCGATGGGGACGGGAGGGCGCGTCTGTAACCGGACGTCTCGCAGCGTGGACGGCTGTGAGGTGATGTGCTGTGGTCGAGGCTACGACACGTCGCGGGTCAGCCGGACCACCAAGTGCGAGTGCAAGTTCCACTGGTGCTGCGCCGTGCACTGCCGCGACTGCCACCAGCAGGTCGACGTGCACACCTGCAAGGGCCAGACGTGA